A single region of the Streptococcus macedonicus ACA-DC 198 genome encodes:
- the purN gene encoding Phosphoribosylglycinamide formyltransferase — protein sequence MKKIAVFASGNGSNFQVIAEQFPVEFVFSDHRDAYVLERAEKLGVTTHAFELKELDNKVAYEEAIVALLEKYDIDLICLAGYMKIVGPTLLAAYEGRIINIHPAYLPEFPGAHGIDDAWEAGVDQSGVTIHWVDNGVDTGKVIKQVRVPRLSDDTIDSFEARIHENEYRLYPEVLESLGVEKK from the coding sequence ATGAAAAAAATCGCAGTTTTTGCGAGTGGTAATGGGTCAAATTTTCAAGTCATTGCGGAGCAATTTCCAGTTGAATTTGTCTTTTCAGACCACCGAGATGCATATGTCTTAGAACGTGCAGAAAAACTTGGTGTGACAACTCATGCTTTTGAACTTAAAGAGCTTGACAATAAAGTAGCTTACGAAGAGGCTATTGTTGCTTTGCTTGAAAAATATGATATTGATTTGATTTGCCTAGCTGGTTATATGAAGATTGTTGGTCCGACTTTGCTAGCAGCTTACGAAGGTCGTATCATTAATATTCACCCAGCTTATCTGCCAGAATTCCCAGGTGCTCATGGTATTGATGATGCTTGGGAAGCAGGTGTTGACCAGTCTGGTGTTACCATTCACTGGGTTGACAATGGCGTTGACACGGGAAAAGTGATTAAACAAGTTCGTGTGCCTCGTCTGTCTGATGATACCATTGACAGTTTTGAAGCTCGTATTCATGAAAATGAGTACAGACTCTACCCAGAAGTTTTAGAGAGCTTAGGAGTTGAGAAAAAGTAG
- the thrC gene encoding Threonine synthase, which yields MTLIYQSTRDENNKVTASQAILQGLATDGGLFTPVSLPEVALDFETLKDASYQEVAKLVLSAFLDDFTEEELAYCIDSAYDAKFDTPEIAPLVKLGDQYNLELFHGSTIAFKDMALSILPYLLTTSAKKQGVDNKIVILTATSGDTGKAAMAGFADVPGTEIIVFYPKDGVSKIQELQMTTQTGNNTHVVAITGNFDDAQTDVKRMFNDVDLREKLLAHKTQFSSANSMNVGRLVPQVVYYVYAYAQLVKTGHIKAGDKVNFTVPTGNFGNILAAYYASQIGVPVGKLICASNENKVLTDFFTTGTYDKKREFKITTSPSMDILVSSNLERLIFHLLGNDAAKTKALMEQLVSGGEYTLPDVDQSILDLFEAGYATEVETSAEIKRVYEASDYIEDPHTAVASAVYQKYAERTGDKTPTVIASTASPYKFPRVAVEAVSGQAPADDFVAVKELEKSSGVAIPKAVNELETAEVRHKTVVATGDMQKAVENYLGL from the coding sequence ATGACGTTAATTTACCAATCAACTCGTGATGAAAATAACAAAGTAACTGCTAGTCAAGCTATCTTACAAGGATTGGCAACTGACGGTGGTTTATTTACCCCTGTATCACTTCCAGAAGTGGCATTGGATTTTGAAACTTTAAAAGATGCTTCTTACCAAGAAGTGGCTAAGCTTGTATTGTCTGCATTTTTAGACGATTTCACAGAAGAAGAGTTGGCTTACTGTATTGATTCTGCTTACGATGCTAAATTTGATACACCAGAAATCGCACCGCTGGTTAAATTAGGTGACCAATATAACCTTGAACTTTTCCATGGGTCAACTATTGCGTTTAAAGACATGGCATTGTCAATCTTGCCATACCTTTTGACAACATCAGCTAAAAAACAAGGCGTTGATAACAAAATTGTGATTTTGACAGCGACATCAGGTGATACTGGTAAAGCTGCAATGGCTGGTTTTGCAGATGTCCCAGGAACAGAAATCATTGTTTTCTATCCAAAAGACGGTGTCAGCAAAATTCAAGAGCTTCAGATGACAACACAAACTGGTAATAACACACACGTTGTAGCCATTACTGGTAACTTTGATGATGCGCAAACAGATGTAAAACGTATGTTTAACGACGTTGATTTGCGTGAAAAATTGCTTGCGCACAAGACACAATTTTCATCAGCGAACTCAATGAATGTTGGGCGTTTGGTACCACAGGTTGTTTATTATGTTTATGCTTATGCACAACTTGTTAAAACTGGTCATATTAAAGCAGGCGACAAAGTAAACTTTACAGTTCCAACAGGAAATTTTGGAAACATTCTAGCAGCTTACTACGCAAGTCAAATCGGTGTCCCAGTTGGTAAATTAATCTGTGCTTCAAATGAAAACAAAGTTTTAACAGACTTCTTCACAACAGGGACTTATGATAAAAAACGTGAGTTTAAAATTACAACAAGTCCTTCAATGGATATCTTGGTATCATCTAACTTAGAACGTTTGATTTTCCATTTGTTGGGAAATGATGCTGCTAAGACGAAAGCATTGATGGAACAATTGGTTTCAGGGGGTGAATACACACTTCCTGATGTTGACCAATCGATTCTTGATTTATTTGAAGCAGGCTATGCAACAGAAGTTGAAACGTCTGCTGAAATTAAACGTGTCTATGAAGCATCTGATTACATTGAGGACCCACATACGGCAGTTGCATCAGCTGTTTATCAAAAATACGCAGAGCGTACAGGTGATAAAACACCAACTGTGATTGCTTCAACAGCAAGTCCATATAAATTCCCACGTGTGGCAGTTGAAGCTGTTAGTGGACAAGCACCAGCAGATGATTTTGTTGCTGTTAAGGAACTTGAAAAATCATCAGGTGTTGCCATTCCAAAAGCTGTCAATGAACTTGAAACAGCTGAGGTTCGTCACAAAACGGTTGTGGCAACAGGTGATATGCAAAAAGCAGTTGAAAATTATTTAGGACTTTAA
- the oatA gene encoding Acyltransferase family translates to MRIKWFSMVRVTGLLLVLLYHFFKTAFPGGFIGVDIFFTFSGYLITALLIDEYSKNKKIDLLGFYKRRFYRIVPPLVLMILIVMPFTYLVRKDYVASIGSQIAAAVGFTTNFYEIITGGNYETQFIPHLFVHTWSLAIEMHFYLIWGLLVWFLSKHHDNVAKFRSLIFTISAAFFAGSFLSMFIRAFFVDNVSTIYFSSLSHSFPFFLGAMVATMTGIRETTARFKKNVRLWSTKRSILTMVLSFALLLLLTFALKFDQRITYLFGFVLASLFSTMMIYAARVLNDQTPNAKEPAIINYLADVSYGVYLFHWPFYIIFTQLMSNGLAVLVTVIFSLIFSTLSFYVLEPFLAGKSVKLLGLNLDLHPYQKWLYGGGTLLGLVTIVTIIISPAVGDFETSLLVNSLQQAQTNLNRTHTVTAGDATALSDVTVIGDSVALRSSASFSSLLPDAQVDAAVSRNFDDAFEIFQNEISSGTLSQTTVLAVGVNSLDNYQEDLQQFIDALPDGYRLIIVTPYNANNKAQVKEVRDYELTLADTYNYVTVADWYKAATKHPEIWSGTDGVHYSDSDTTGADLYVKAIQKAIEKSAKNPAKGESDS, encoded by the coding sequence ATGAGAATAAAATGGTTTTCAATGGTTAGGGTGACGGGGCTCTTGCTCGTTTTACTCTATCATTTCTTTAAAACAGCTTTTCCAGGCGGTTTTATTGGTGTTGATATTTTCTTTACATTTTCAGGATATTTGATTACGGCTTTACTGATTGATGAATATTCGAAAAACAAGAAAATTGATCTTTTAGGATTTTACAAGAGGCGTTTTTATCGTATCGTGCCTCCGTTGGTGTTGATGATTCTTATTGTTATGCCGTTTACTTACTTGGTACGTAAAGACTACGTGGCAAGCATTGGTAGTCAAATTGCGGCAGCAGTAGGATTTACAACAAATTTTTATGAAATTATCACAGGTGGTAACTACGAAACGCAATTTATCCCACATCTCTTTGTTCATACATGGAGTTTGGCAATTGAGATGCATTTTTATTTGATTTGGGGACTTTTGGTGTGGTTTTTGAGTAAACACCATGATAACGTAGCAAAATTCCGTAGTTTGATTTTTACAATTTCTGCAGCATTTTTTGCTGGAAGTTTCCTATCAATGTTTATCCGAGCATTTTTTGTTGACAACGTTTCGACAATTTACTTTTCATCTCTGTCTCATAGTTTTCCGTTTTTCTTAGGAGCCATGGTGGCAACGATGACAGGAATTCGAGAAACAACGGCTCGTTTCAAAAAGAATGTTCGTCTATGGTCAACAAAACGCAGTATTTTGACAATGGTGCTAAGCTTTGCTTTGTTGCTACTGTTGACATTTGCTTTGAAATTTGACCAACGAATCACGTATTTGTTTGGCTTTGTATTAGCAAGTTTATTTTCAACGATGATGATTTATGCGGCGCGTGTGCTAAATGACCAAACCCCTAATGCCAAAGAGCCCGCTATTATCAATTATTTGGCAGATGTTAGTTATGGTGTTTATCTTTTCCATTGGCCATTTTACATTATCTTCACGCAACTAATGTCAAATGGTTTAGCGGTATTGGTAACGGTTATCTTTTCATTGATATTTTCAACGCTGTCTTTTTATGTATTGGAGCCATTTCTTGCTGGCAAGTCTGTCAAATTGCTTGGCTTGAATTTAGATTTACATCCTTATCAAAAATGGCTTTATGGTGGAGGAACTTTGCTTGGTTTGGTGACAATTGTGACCATTATCATTTCTCCAGCTGTTGGCGATTTTGAGACAAGTCTTTTGGTGAATTCGCTCCAGCAAGCACAGACTAATTTGAATCGGACACATACTGTAACTGCTGGGGATGCAACGGCTTTAAGTGATGTTACTGTCATTGGAGATTCCGTAGCTCTTCGCTCAAGTGCTTCATTTTCAAGCTTACTTCCAGATGCTCAAGTTGACGCTGCGGTTAGCCGAAATTTTGATGATGCTTTTGAGATTTTCCAAAATGAAATTTCAAGCGGAACATTATCGCAAACAACAGTTCTTGCGGTGGGGGTTAATTCGCTAGATAATTACCAAGAAGATTTGCAGCAGTTTATTGATGCTCTGCCAGATGGCTATCGTTTGATTATTGTGACACCCTACAATGCTAATAATAAAGCTCAAGTCAAAGAAGTTCGTGATTATGAGCTAACTTTGGCTGATACTTATAATTATGTTACGGTGGCAGATTGGTATAAAGCAGCAACTAAACACCCAGAAATCTGGAGTGGTACTGATGGCGTGCATTACAGTGATAGTGATACGACTGGTGCAGACCTTTATGTTAAAGCGATTCAAAAAGCAATTGAAAAATCCGCTAAAAATCCAGCTAAAGGAGAGTCGGATTCTTAG
- a CDS encoding Transposase, whose amino-acid sequence MEVMIETCCGIDVHQKSIVCCILDGPLDTNKPKKIQKKFGTTTVALQKALAWLKENHVTHVFFESTGQYWLPLFNIFSDLVLILANPQHTKNVPGHKTDMKDAEWIAQLGRCGLIEPSYIPSPKVMQLRLLTHRLRSYKQRQTQVKNEIHNHLQHANIKLTSHLSDVFSKTGQSLLTLFINGEAMDSESVASCIHRRIKASPEELGEAMNGKLSLEDRFLISQSLEEYQMYQNLIETLESEIKDYIKKEFP is encoded by the coding sequence ATGGAAGTTATGATTGAAACATGCTGTGGTATTGATGTTCATCAAAAGTCTATTGTCTGCTGTATCTTAGATGGTCCACTAGACACTAACAAGCCTAAGAAGATTCAAAAGAAATTCGGAACAACAACTGTGGCACTTCAAAAGGCTTTAGCTTGGTTAAAAGAAAATCATGTAACTCACGTCTTTTTTGAAAGTACCGGTCAATATTGGTTGCCACTTTTCAATATTTTTTTCAGATTTAGTACTTATACTCGCCAATCCCCAACACACCAAAAATGTTCCTGGACATAAAACTGATATGAAAGATGCGGAATGGATTGCACAACTTGGAAGATGTGGACTTATCGAACCTTCTTACATACCGAGTCCTAAAGTAATGCAATTACGTTTATTAACTCATCGACTACGGTCTTACAAACAACGCCAAACCCAAGTTAAAAACGAAATTCATAATCATTTACAACATGCTAATATTAAATTAACGAGCCATCTTTCAGATGTTTTCTCTAAAACAGGACAATCTCTTTTAACTCTTTTCATCAATGGAGAAGCTATGGATTCTGAAAGTGTAGCTTCTTGTATTCATAGACGTATAAAAGCTAGTCCAGAAGAGTTAGGGGAAGCTATGAATGGAAAGTTATCACTAGAAGACCGTTTTCTTATTAGCCAAAGTTTAGAAGAATATCAAATGTATCAAAATCTAATTGAAACATTAGAGAGTGAAATCAAGGATTATATTAAAAAGGAGTTTCCCTGA
- the purH gene encoding IMP cyclohydrolase/Phosphoribosylaminoimidazolecarboxamide formyltransferase — MTKRALISVSDKAGIVEFAQELKKLGWDIISTGGTKVALDKAGVDTIAIDDVTGFPEMMDGRVKTLHPNIHGGLLARRDLDSHLQAAKDNHIELIDLVVVNLYPFKETILKPEVTYADAVENIDIGGPSMLRSAAKNHASVTVVVDPADYAVVLDELSANGETSFETRQRLAAKVFRHTAAYDALIAEYFTKQVGETKPEKLTITYDLKQPMRYGENPQQDADFYQKALPTDYSIASVKQLNGKELSFNNIRDADAAIRIIRDFKDRPTVVALKHMNPCGIGQADDIETAWDYAYESDSVSIFGGIVVLNREVDAATAKKMHAIFLEIIIAPSYSEEALEILTTKKKNLRILQLPFEAQEASQVEKEYTGVVGGLLVQNQDVVEENPADWKVVTKRQPNDQEKTALEFAWKAIKYVKSNGIIVTNDHMTLGVGPGQTNRVASVRIALDQAKDRLDDAVLASDAFFPFADNVEEIAAAGVKAIIQPGGSVRDQESIDMADKYGITMVFTGVRHFRH, encoded by the coding sequence ATGACAAAACGTGCACTAATTAGTGTTTCTGATAAAGCGGGTATTGTTGAATTTGCTCAAGAATTGAAAAAACTTGGTTGGGATATTATCTCGACTGGTGGAACAAAAGTTGCGCTTGATAAAGCAGGTGTTGACACTATCGCGATTGATGATGTGACTGGATTCCCAGAAATGATGGACGGTCGTGTGAAAACACTTCACCCAAATATTCATGGCGGTCTTTTGGCTCGTCGTGACCTTGACAGCCACCTTCAAGCTGCAAAAGATAACCACATTGAATTGATTGATCTTGTTGTGGTTAACCTTTACCCATTCAAAGAAACAATCTTGAAACCAGAAGTAACTTACGCTGATGCGGTTGAAAATATTGATATTGGTGGCCCTTCAATGCTTCGCTCTGCTGCTAAAAACCATGCTAGTGTAACAGTTGTCGTTGATCCAGCTGACTATGCTGTTGTTTTGGATGAATTGTCAGCTAATGGTGAAACAAGCTTTGAAACTCGTCAACGTTTGGCAGCAAAAGTTTTCCGTCATACAGCAGCTTACGATGCTTTAATTGCAGAATATTTCACAAAACAAGTTGGTGAAACAAAACCTGAAAAACTCACAATCACTTACGATTTGAAACAACCAATGCGTTATGGTGAAAATCCTCAACAAGACGCTGATTTCTACCAAAAAGCTTTGCCAACAGATTACTCAATTGCTTCTGTTAAACAATTGAATGGTAAAGAATTGTCATTTAACAACATCCGCGACGCTGATGCTGCAATCCGCATTATCCGTGATTTCAAAGACCGTCCGACAGTTGTTGCCCTTAAACACATGAATCCATGTGGTATTGGACAAGCTGACGATATTGAAACAGCTTGGGACTATGCTTATGAATCAGACTCAGTTTCAATCTTTGGTGGAATTGTTGTACTTAACCGTGAAGTTGACGCCGCAACAGCTAAGAAAATGCACGCTATCTTCCTTGAAATTATCATTGCACCAAGTTATTCAGAAGAAGCCCTTGAAATCTTGACAACTAAGAAGAAAAACTTGCGTATTCTTCAATTGCCATTTGAAGCTCAAGAGGCTAGCCAAGTTGAAAAAGAATACACTGGTGTTGTCGGTGGTCTTTTGGTTCAAAACCAAGATGTTGTCGAAGAAAATCCAGCTGATTGGAAAGTTGTGACAAAACGTCAACCAAATGACCAAGAAAAAACAGCGCTTGAATTTGCTTGGAAAGCTATCAAATACGTGAAATCTAACGGTATTATTGTGACAAATGACCACATGACACTTGGTGTTGGTCCTGGTCAAACAAACCGTGTAGCTTCTGTTCGTATCGCTCTTGATCAAGCCAAAGACCGTCTTGACGATGCTGTCCTTGCTAGTGATGCCTTCTTCCCATTTGCAGACAACGTTGAAGAAATTGCTGCAGCAGGTGTGAAAGCAATCATCCAACCTGGCGGTTCAGTTCGTGACCAAGAATCTATTGATATGGCTGATAAATACGGCATTACCATGGTATTTACAGGTGTTCGTCACTTCCGTCATTAA
- a CDS encoding MORN motif family protein, producing MKKIKITRERIEFLTVLILIICGLSVFTLSMKSKTTLTYDNGKITYTGYVVNHRMNGQGKLTYENGDTYEGNFVDGVFEGQGTFTSNSGWTYQGEFKNGQPDGQGTLTAQNGEVYAGIFKQGIFQK from the coding sequence ATGAAAAAAATAAAAATAACCAGAGAGCGCATAGAGTTCTTAACGGTTTTGATCCTTATCATCTGTGGTTTATCCGTTTTTACGCTATCAATGAAATCTAAAACAACGTTAACCTATGACAATGGTAAAATAACCTACACAGGTTATGTTGTTAATCACCGTATGAATGGTCAGGGAAAATTGACTTATGAAAATGGTGATACCTATGAAGGTAATTTTGTAGATGGTGTTTTTGAAGGTCAAGGAACTTTTACCTCAAATTCTGGTTGGACATATCAAGGAGAATTTAAAAATGGTCAGCCAGACGGTCAAGGAACTTTGACAGCGCAAAATGGAGAGGTATATGCAGGAATCTTTAAACAGGGGATTTTTCAAAAATGA
- the purM gene encoding Phosphoribosylformylglycinamidine cyclo-ligase, protein MTKNAYAQSGVDVEAGYEVVARIKKHVARTERAGVMGALGGFGGMFDLTKTGVKEPVLISGTDGVGTKLMLAIKYDKHDTIGQDCVAMCVNDIIAAGAEPLYFLDYIATGKNEPAKLEQVVAGVAEGCVQSGAALIGGETAEMPGMYGEDDYDLAGFAVGVAEKSQIIDGSKVSDGDILLGLASSGIHSNGYSLVRRVFADYTGEEVLPELEGKKLKEVLLEPTRIYVKAVLPLIKEKLVNGIAHITGGGFIENVPRMFADDLAAEIEEGKVPVLPIFKALEKYGNIKHEEMFEIFNMGIGLMLAVSPDKVERVKELLDEPVYALGRIVKKADASVVIK, encoded by the coding sequence ATGACAAAAAATGCTTATGCTCAATCTGGTGTTGATGTTGAAGCGGGTTATGAAGTTGTTGCACGTATCAAAAAACACGTTGCGCGTACTGAACGTGCAGGTGTTATGGGAGCTCTTGGTGGCTTTGGTGGTATGTTCGACCTTACAAAAACTGGTGTGAAAGAACCTGTTTTGATTTCAGGAACTGATGGTGTGGGAACAAAACTCATGCTTGCCATTAAATATGATAAACACGATACAATCGGTCAAGACTGTGTTGCCATGTGTGTTAATGACATCATTGCAGCTGGTGCGGAACCACTTTACTTCCTAGATTACATTGCAACTGGTAAAAATGAACCTGCAAAACTTGAACAAGTCGTTGCAGGTGTTGCTGAAGGTTGTGTTCAATCTGGCGCAGCTCTTATCGGTGGTGAAACTGCTGAAATGCCTGGTATGTATGGTGAAGATGATTATGATTTGGCTGGTTTTGCAGTAGGTGTTGCTGAAAAATCACAAATCATTGATGGTTCAAAAGTTTCTGATGGTGATATTCTTCTTGGACTTGCTTCAAGTGGGATTCATTCAAATGGTTATTCACTTGTCCGTCGTGTCTTTGCTGATTACACAGGTGAAGAAGTACTTCCTGAACTTGAAGGCAAAAAATTAAAAGAAGTTCTTCTTGAACCAACACGTATCTACGTTAAAGCGGTGCTTCCACTTATCAAAGAAAAATTGGTTAACGGTATTGCTCACATTACTGGTGGTGGTTTCATTGAAAATGTCCCACGTATGTTTGCGGATGATTTAGCTGCTGAAATCGAAGAAGGTAAAGTTCCTGTTCTTCCAATTTTTAAAGCTCTTGAAAAATACGGTAACATCAAACACGAAGAAATGTTTGAAATCTTCAACATGGGTATTGGTTTGATGTTGGCAGTTAGCCCTGATAAGGTTGAGCGCGTGAAAGAATTGCTTGACGAACCAGTTTACGCACTTGGTCGTATTGTTAAAAAAGCTGATGCAAGTGTGGTGATTAAATAA
- the yfkJ gene encoding Low molecular weight protein tyrosine phosphatase has protein sequence MKKVCFVCLGNICRSPMAEFVMKDLAGAEDWLIESRATSGWEHGNPIHHGTQSIFKKHNISYDKHKSSQQISRKDFYDFDVIIGMDAENVADLKHMSQGKYDDKIFLFVKGGVPDPWFTGDFDATYDLVKRGCEQWLTWLKNS, from the coding sequence ATGAAAAAAGTATGTTTTGTTTGTCTAGGAAATATTTGTCGTAGTCCAATGGCTGAATTTGTGATGAAAGATTTGGCTGGTGCTGAAGACTGGCTGATTGAAAGCCGTGCAACTTCTGGCTGGGAACATGGTAATCCCATCCATCATGGAACGCAAAGTATTTTTAAAAAACATAACATTAGTTACGACAAACACAAGTCATCTCAACAGATTTCGCGCAAAGATTTTTATGATTTTGATGTTATTATTGGCATGGATGCGGAAAATGTTGCGGATTTGAAACATATGTCACAAGGAAAGTATGATGACAAAATCTTTCTTTTTGTAAAAGGTGGTGTACCAGATCCTTGGTTTACAGGTGATTTTGATGCGACCTATGATTTGGTTAAGCGTGGTTGTGAACAATGGCTAACGTGGCTAAAAAATTCTTAA